cctaaatataaggccagacaccatcaaattcttggaggaaaatataggcagaacactctatgacataaatcacaacaagatcctttttgatccaccttgtagagaaatggaaaaaaaaaaaaaaacaaattagacctaatgaaacttcaaagctttggcacagcaaaggaaaccataaacaagaccaaaagacaaccctcagaatgggagaaaatatttgcaactgaaacAACAGgtaaaagattaatctccaaaatttacaagcagcccatgcaactcaataacaaaaaagcaaacaacccaatccaaaaatggacagaagaccttaatagacatttctccaaagaagatatacagactgccaacaaacacatgaaagaatgctcaacatcattaatcattaaagaaatgcaaatcaaaactacagtgagatatcatctcacaccagtcagaatggccatcatcaaaaaatctacagactataaatgctggagagggtgtggagaaaagggtaccctcttgcactgttggtgggaatgtaacttgataaagccactatggagaacagtatggaggttccttaaaaaacgaaaatagaactatcatgcgacccagcaatcccactattggacatataccctgagaaaagcataattcaaaaagggtcatgtaccaaaatgttcattgcagcgctatttacaatagccaggacatggaagctacctaagtgttcattgacagatgaatggataaagaagatgtggcatatatatacagtggaatattagtcagccataaaaagaatgaaattgagttacttgtagtgaggttgttggacctagagactgtcatacagagtgaagtaagtcagaaagagaaaaacaaatactgtatgctaacacatatatatggaatctaaaaataaaaaataaaaaatggtcatgaaggacctattggcaagacgggaataaagacgcagacatactAGAGAGTGGATTTGAGGTTATGGagaggggaagtgtaagctgggataaagtgagagagtgtcaaggacatatatacactaccaaatgtaaaatagatagctagtggtaagcagacgcatagcacagggagatcagctccatgttttgtgaccacctagaggggtgggatagggagggtgggagggagagaaatgcaaGAGGCAAGAGGTATGGggacatgtatatgtataactgactcacttttttgtaaagcagaaactaacacaccattgtaaaacaattattttccaataaagatgtttaaaaaaaaagaatttggtagTTCAAGATTCTGTGTcggaatatttgcaaatcaaaataaatagAGGTGGTCCATCAGCTGTGATAATTTATCTCTTCAAAGACACATGGCCAGAACTTTCAAGATGTTTTATTTGATAGCACTTAAAAGGGAAGTGCTCAAGGAATGAGATAGGAAGCATGGTGAAGCAGACTGTCTAGTATTCAGTAAAACTGGTTCTCATCTTAGGCTGTCCTGCTCATGCCATTTTTGATCATTAgcaattcattttactttttggaGGTACTTTCCCATCTAAGATCCTGTTTTGTTAAGTTTTACAGTGCCCCAGCCAGCTTCACAATTCTATCATTATATTATTGCCTTGGTTTTATTGAATTTAATAACTCAAACAAAAGATATTCCCTTTTGTTTCACTAcctaaatatataacatttttttggCAAAATGCTGACATTTTGTTATGTGTTTTTCATggtcaaatatttatttgaagtaCTAAGAAGAAGTGACCCACTTTTTGAAGGCCAACATTTTAAGACACTTGCTAGAATGTATAAAGCTTCAGATCAGCCATAACCtcaatacagattaaaaaaaaaaaagaacctatatacactaccaaatgtaaaatatgtccTGACCAAATGTCATCCCCAAGGAATGACAGTGATTTTTAAGTTTCCCTGATGAACTGCAAAATATTTCAATGTGCTGATAATACTGAAGAACAATGTCATGTCACACCATGGCAGACCATGAGGAAAACATGATAGAGATTCACAAAAAGAAGTTCATTTTTCAGTGTATATTTAGAGAGGTTTTATTCTATCATCATGTTTTCTTATCACTgaaagagctaaataaatatcaattttgaacaaaacagaagaacATTTATTCTTCATGTTAGcttcactttaaatgtgaaaatatataaagttgATATTTCAGTGCTGGTTTTAAATACCAATGTTATCTAAATAAAAGCATTGAATAAGATCTGGTTTAGTATTCAGAGAAAAAGATCTTTATTTCAACTGAGGTATGGTTTATGTGTATCTATCTAGCCATATGGGTGAGTGTAAGATCTCCTATTACCTTAGCTCTTCATGgagtagtttatttttttcattgtcaaTTAAGTGCAATTACAAATAATCACATTGATATtgtgaattaaataaaaaaataacagccaTGTATGCTGTCTTAACTTAGGAAAATTTATTGTAAAAGGATTAGATAAATCCCACAGTTAAGAAAGCATGAATAAGAGACAACAAGAAACATGAAGGAGACAATTATGAAATGATAAATATTCCTAAAATCTTAGACACTAAATACTTTTGATCTTGGCTTGGTCCTGGGTGATCTTGTTTGGTATAGTTATTTTAGTCAGACTTAGATAATTCTTTTATGGCCTCAAATATTGGCCTCCTGGGGTAGGATTTCAACAGAAGCTAGAAAATCCATATCATCCATAGAAGAATGGGTAGTGATGGCAGCCATATCCAAAGCTTCCATAACCAGAGTCATAGCCATAGCCTCTGAAGCCACAGACATAGCCCAGTCTACAGAAGCTGCCACATCCACAACCATAGCCATACCCCAGTCCACCAAAGCCACTATAGCCATAGCTCAGGCTATGGCTATAGTATTTGCTGTAGTAGATCATGGTGTCAGGGGTGGTGAGGTTTGTTTGCTGTTCAAGACAAGATCCTAAGTGTGGATCTCAACATGTGTAGAGGGAAGCTTATATACCCTGGTTAGAGCATGTGATAAATCATGTGTCATTCTACATATTACCTGTATAGTCTTCCTGTGTGTCATTCTGCATATTACCTGTAATGTTATAACTCATTATCTTCTGTCTCCTGACACAGAGGTCCTcattctcattaaaatatttcaggttACTTACCTTCTTATTTAAGATGTTCTTGAGCCTGTTGATTTGATTTTATGGTAAGAAATGTCTGACTCTTCAAAATTTGTGCATTCCAAACTCTAAGCTGAATTGTTTATTATCAGGTATACTACACCATTTACATTTGATggcattttctttataattaaacATTTCCTCTGTTCTGTCATCTCCTGAATGAATAACTCCATCTCCAACTAAATTCACAGATATTTGTTCAATTTATAGGCattaaatctatattttttagaaagcaaacttatggggTGAGGACTGAAGAAAGTGCCTCTATTTagaatatatgaaaacattttaaatatttttttaaaaagccatatgttgatttttaacatttaactCATAATAACCTTTATAATTTTTGGCTTTACACACGATCTTCAGAACCTTTTGGTTGCAAAACATGGAACAATTAATTTCAGAAATTGAGGGCACAAAATCCAGCTTTTAGCTGGCTTATCGGAGTAGCAGttcaattttcatttcaaatCCTAAAACCTTCCTCCGTAATTGGTTCTATTCAAAGTCCTACTAAAATTGCAGATTGCATCTGCGTCTATGTTTTTGCACAAGCCAgcttatttctccctttctttacCCTTCTTCAGTTATCCATATATGATCTCTATTTTCATTCTCACTTTAGCTCtcattcttcttcccttcctctcaatACTCACAAGGTACAACaaggtaaatttttaaagttgacaATATTTCCCCCTACCCCAGTCTTCCACTTGCTATTCCAATAAATGTCTTTCTTTCCACCTCTTCTTTATATTTACcataatatctttccatttgtttatatgtgtgtCCTGTACCCATTCATCTTCAGGCGATTTCTTACCACTCACTACTAATCTGTTAATTTTTCATTAAGGTCTTATCTTTTTAAACATACAACAAACTCCTAGGTCCTTCTGAATGTTAAAATAGTATcttaatattgaaaatatcttcaaatttttgaaaatgagaacACAATGTCGAAATACACAGaaccaagaaacaagaaatatatgTGAGGACTTTCGTCCTGGACTTCATGGAGTTCCTCTGCTAATTTCACTGAGTTAGTCAATGAGGTCCAAGGTTGACCCTACACTGGATTAATCTCCATGTAGCACCTGACCCTTGACTTGGGTCAgtaaaaagttatttaatttaCACGGTCTTGAACATGTAGTTGAACTTTTGTAAGATTTCCAAGTGTTTTATCAAAGATTAATTTCTTCAAATGGATGTTTTCAATTCTAAACAAGAGAGTAGGGAATTAAGAATTGTttatagaactaataaataaagtataagtAAATTACATTTACTATCATGGCTACCACAATCTGTGCAACTCTCTGACTGCACCTTAGCAAGCTACCTTTTGAAGCCACAATATGACTCAGTATGCCATAATCCATTTGCCATGTGCCTTTTATCCAAATACTGTTTCATGACTTCTCATTCTGAACTAGAAAGAGTTGATAAGCTCAATTTTCATTCTCAATCAGTCCTTTTGAAGACATAGAATCACAACTAATTCAGACTGAGTTAAGGATATCACATTTTGCCCATACAACTCAGCCATATTGTGTGAGAGTGATTAATGGAGAGTCTTGTTTGTTTGCAATAAAAAAGATGCATCATCCTGAGATAGAACactaaacaaaacataaatggaaaacttcaacaaataaaaatcaaaatagtttCAAGGAATAAAATGTGAGAGTTTTGCCCAAAACCAATTCGATTCATGATCATTGGCAATAAAATATCAACACTAAAATATTATAGACTCTATAGAACAAATATTTgccttgtttttttcctaagtgaaaaaaatgatcaaaatgaaaGTATCTATTGGAAAATGAGCGATATatatttctttagagaaatattgcTTTTATCCTTCATTGTTAGACCCTAAATAGACtgaatgatgatttttttttcccttcatttcacTTTTAGGAAGTTTCCTTTGAAATTTATGTTAAACAATTCTATGATAATGGAtggcaaagaagaaaatgtgttttcttttggggTAAGTAATTGTCTTTACTTATATGTAATGGAAACTTTTGTTATACATTCCATAGTTTTCCTTAAAATtcagacacaaatcaataaagtATGCAAATGTAGGttacaaaaatattatattatactaGGAGTGCCACACATGCATATTtctcattctaattttttttataattatttttctttgcaacAGCTTCCTCAGGCTGTGAAGATACTGACCTATGTGAGAATAGAATAGTTTCAAATGAAATTTGGTTATATGGGTCAAAGTTCCTTTAATGGAATGACCAAAATTTAACTAGCATAACCTCTCCTATGAAAGCATAACATATGATTGGACAAGTGACCAGAACTGgccgagttttttttttttctatcttcatatagtttaaacaaatttaaatctAATAAAAAGTCATGATCTTGAGAATTGagctttaaaattattcattcttcATTTGCCTCGAAGCAAAACTAAATTAGAAATTGAGAAGTAGGAgattacatacaataaaataaaattgtaacaataaaaatgtaaaaggaaacacAATAAGAGGTAGTTAATCTAAGAGGAAATTAATCCCCATAAATTTAGCTATAAAATTATAGTTGTTCATGAAAACATGATGAGAACTTTCCAGATggtattcaaatttttaaaatatacaatgaaaaagaaacagcatgATGGAGCAGAACACCAGAACTCAGGCGAACTGTTTTCTGATCTTGGTTCTGACACTTGGGTTTGTGACTCTAGGCAAGCCATTTAACCATTTGCAGTTTCCCTAGTTGCACTATAGGGGGCAGCACTATACAATCTTAATGCTAGGTCCAGTTCCTATTTCTGTTGTTGTCCTTATTAGATTTCACCAacttaaacaacaacaataaacttCACTGTACATGAATTATTCATATTATTCATATTACCTGAACATGCCATTCAAATTtgaaacaatatatttatattgtatcaTTTATATACCCAATTATGTGAAACACCAGcaataaaatgtttgctttttggtGTGTGTTAATTGGTTGAAATTccacttaaaaagaaacaactcttTTGATGATTCTCATTAAGTAAAGCTGCAGAGTAATATAGTTATTTGTTATAACTAGGTGTTTGCATTCATTTACAGTTGCAGAAGAATTTAAtgtcatgatgatgatgatgatagtgaaAAAGAATATCGTTGCATGCCACagaaaaacagtaacaataaaaatcaaaccaatttatatttttaatactacatatattttaattaactagCTTGTAACATTTTTAGCAAGATTATAAGATAACTCTTTTCATGAGAATACCAAGTGAAATAAcagcaaatagagaaagatgATATATATAATCAagaaattcatttaacaaatatttttgtttcctagaAGTTTGGAGTCTACCACTGTTCTTTAATTACCTCAAAAGGACAGATTTTGAAAGAAGGGATggattatttacatattttggactgcattgataaataaaattgcatcaaatgtaaaacatataaatcatttttatttgttaccATAGATATGTTACTCAAAATTGTTAAAGttgaattttttattgttgttgaaatAAACTCTAAGTATTATCTGattaaaatcaaggaaataaaaattcaagaaagtatattaaaatattccttcAATGTTGACTAATATTTATACtgagttatatgtatatataattgagaataaatgaattaaaccaAAGCTATATTTGTTGTTTCAAATTAAGAGACTTTATTAAGGAGATTGAGGAGACCTGATGTAATTATAAACGTACTAAAAGTCTTCGGCACTAATTATATTGAACAAATGGACCGAGCATAATCTTGATTGGCCCATGATTGAAATCAGATTAAGCAAGTCTACTTATGGAGCCAGATATTAGATTCataaagaagaattttaataCAAGCTAGAGAATCCATATGCTCCACAGAAAAATGGGTAGTGATGGCAGCCATATCTGAAGCTTCCATAACCAGAGTCATATCCATAGACTCTGAAGCCATAGCCCAGTCTGTGGAAGCTGCCACATCCACAACCATATCCATAGCCATAGCCCAGGCCTCTGTAGTAGTTGCAGTAGTAGCTCATGGTGTCAGGGGCTGAAGTCTTGGTTTGCTATTGAAGGTGTGTTTCCTGTGTATGGATCTCAACACCTGCGCTGAAGTTCTTATACCCTAAGTTACAGGTGTAGTAAATCATTCAGAACTACCTCATTTTCATTCCTCAGAAGAAATTTTATGAAACTAATGTTATTggctatttgttttgtttaatatgcACGGAGTCATCGCCCATCAtagtaaaacttttaaattaactCTTTAGCTCAATTAGGATTCCTCTGATTAAATTGTGTCTataataagaattattattttcaacTTCAAGACTGTTCTAACATAAGGACTGACATAACCTCCACCTCATTTAGGCTTTTGAGAATCTCTCCAGTCCAGTTTAGTGGCTGACAACACCGTGAAGATGACTCTCCTTTGCTGTGAAGgctctctgtctttatttttccataataatGACTAACTCTTATCATTTGAGGTAATCAAGGCACTAATTATACTCCTAAATCCATGtctcatttgaaattaaaatcacttagATGTCAAATATCTAAAAATACTGATATACAAACAAGTTCTACTTGATTGTGTGCAGTTTGAAGCCAACTTAGAACCAATCTTGTTTAAAGTGTCCAGCATAGacctatttcttaatttttaatggaCAATATTTAAAACCTTGATGCCTCCTTAAAGAAGGCATTTCCAAACCTGAGAAGagatagaaagaagagagagaaaacaaagcaaataaatgttccttttccCCTATATTTAAGCCTAGTCAAAACCGACAGTGCCCCAGTTAAATAAATGTTGACAATCCTTTGCAATAATAACCTCAAAAAACTCAAGAGGGCATTCTGGAAATTTAGGACTGGTTTCTGGAATCCAGGATTATGATAACATGCTGAAAATAAGTAAATGGCTCTATTGATCTTGTGCAGAAACTGGGAAGAGGAACAGAGTAGTAGACAATGTGAGCCTACAATAGTGATTTCTTTCAGAGATTAATTATGGATATCTTTAATAttacagatcttttaaaaaatttggacacattttaaaaaattcatcaccATCAAAGGATGAGcaaatgaaggaaatatttgTTAAGGGTTTACACATAATGTTAATGGGCTATTTGATATTCCACTGCCTGATATCCATGTGATTCATTTTTGAGAACCTGTTACTAAATGACTAGAAACATATTTGAAGTTCTCTGAGGTGAGATTACCACAGAGCTTCAAGATAATTATGGTGACTTAAAAAGTCACAAAATACTTCATGCCATTGCTTTATTCTACTTTCTcaattttggattttattgagCTATATCAatattatgattatatatataatgacCAATTGCTCAAAACTGGTTCCACCCAGGACAAGACTAatacaatagaaaacaaactaaccTGATTTTCcaaaggctttcttttttttttaaattaattaattaatttatttatttttgtgttgattcttcattgttgcacacgggctttctctagttgcggcaagcagggctactctttgttgcagtgtgtgggcttctcattgcagtggcttctcttgttgcagagcatgggctctaggtgcatgggcttcagtagttgtggaacacgggctcactagttgtggctcatgtgctctagagcacaagttctgtagttgtgactcatgggcttagttgctccatggcatgtgggatcttcctggactagggttcaaacccaagtcccctgcattggcaggcagattcttaaccactgtgccaccagggaagtcatccAAAGGCTTTCTTAATaccaaataagataaaaatcaagCGCTCTGTACAGATTTCTAAACTGCATACTGCTTGGAAGAagttaaaatattcttcaaaataaaaagtttcctaaaactgaaacaagaaaaaataaagactttaaagattatatttcttaagaaaataaatttgtaggaaaaaaaatagacttcTAATAAGAAAACACTAAGCCCATATTGTTTTAATGATGAATGTTAGCAACTATCTAAATAATTCTAATTAGtgcaataaataatattaattttacactaattattttataaaataagtccaagtttaattatatacaaattaataatacaattatacatgaaaaattggaaaataaaacgtaaaaatatctttgaaaaaataaactcaatctACAAATCCAGTatgaaattatacatttaaaattagaaaataaaatgcaaaaatatcatttaaaatattatcagaaCACATAAAATACTTAGAGATTATTTTAAAGAGAGATGTGCAAGACCTAGTCCTTGATAGTTACAAATTAATGCTggaataagttaataaatatatatatgtttatgtataatgTTTGTGTATTGACAATAGATTGAATACctcaaaattatatattaaataaaatcttaatcaAAAAGCCTGtacaaaatatgtatttacaaagtattctaaaatgtataaggAAATCCTAGGGACCTAGAATATCCAacacaatcttaaaaaaattgcCTTAACTGATTTTAAGACATTAAACTAGTATAATCAAGAACGTGTGATATTCAAGTGAGGATAcacaaataaaagaatggaaaatattaagaagTCTAGAATTCGACTTTTTCTTCTACAAAGATTCCAGAACAAAAGACTTTTCATTAAATAGTACTGAAACAATGAAATACTcgtatgaaaacagaaaaaatggctTAATTTATTCATagtatacataaaaattaattcaaaatgcatTATAGACCCGAGCATAAGAGCTAAAATTCTAAAGCCTCTAgacgtttttgttttgttttgttttagatgcagaaagcactgactataaaataaaaattgtgaaatctACGTCATCAACAGCAATCCacagcctggaagaaataaagtataaatatagatagatatacatatagatataaatgatatagatatagattagaCACAGGGAATACAGATACAGATAGAGATCGATATATTCATCAAAAGATCTCCTACAACTCGAATGTCCAAAGATAAAACATCACTAAAAACCTAGGCACACTGAAACAAAGACATACAAACGTccaataagtaaatgaaatgttTGACATCATCAGCTATCAGagttatcaggaaaatgcaaattaaaaaccacaATTATATACTCATCCACTAGAagtgctaaaatgaaaaaaatagttatGTTCTTTTTACTCAATGGACTATGATTTAGATTAATTGTGATTTACAGAAAATTTCCTATcaggttaatttttaaatgtttctaatttaAATTAGGGTGACTTTCAATTAATTTCCCAATTAAGGTTCTGGTGCAGAGTACCAAAAAGACTCTGTGAACATGCttttaaaaggtggaaacagcaaagatttggagaaagaaaatcaatcaaaatTTCTAGCTGATGAGCAGCTTAAGTAGTACTCACCCTATAAATAAGTCGTGAGTCAgctaattaaaagacaaataacaggGTCTGTGTGATAGGATGGGTAGACTCTTTGATTCAGTGGTTCAGTATAAAGCTCTACAGCTCATTGATATCAATTTCCCTTTGGTGATTCAGTATACTATCTGTAGATATAACCAGAGTCTAGGTggctaaagaaattaaaatcaagaatGTTTATAACCAGAATCTCAACCCAGGGATTTTAGCACACAAGATCATTGCCATAAATTGCAGTTAACaccaatataaatttttattaaaagttcaAAAAGTCATTGAGGCCATATTTACTGTCTAATAAGTACTTCAGTGATGACTGATGACACTACTTAGGACTGGAAGTCTGGATTCTCATTCACAAAcagaatagagaagaaaaaaagcaaaccagGAAAGATCAGCAATCTCTCCCTCTCAAACTtaatttgtgttatttgttttccACTGACTTAATAATAGGAATAAATGTTGTCTTCAGGAAGGGAAACAGTTGCCTTCATTTCAAATAccataaaacaaaggaaacttaTTAAGATAAATGACTAAAGTTAAAACCATACTATAATGCCATCTTAAACACATGTATTGAAAAGTGATTATAGAGGTCTTTCCCAGcgtaaaatacacaaaagaaatttcaaatgaaaaatcattATCTTGAGAGTGCAAGGAGAGATAACTGTTGTGGTAAAATATCCAATATTTATAGAATAAGTCCAAATTGCTATTGAACAGCTGTACATATGCAGACAGCTCTTAAATCTTATGCCAACAAGTTGTAAGCTTGCAATTCATCTCGCTTGTTAC
This Phocoena sinus isolate mPhoSin1 chromosome 4, mPhoSin1.pri, whole genome shotgun sequence DNA region includes the following protein-coding sequences:
- the LOC116752862 gene encoding keratin-associated protein 19-3-like, whose protein sequence is MIYYSKYYSHSLSYGYSGFGGLGYGYGCGCGSFCRLGYVCGFRGYGYDSGYGSFGYGCHHYPFFYG